A single window of Lysobacter oculi DNA harbors:
- the ppsA gene encoding phosphoenolpyruvate synthase: MSANILWLKDLRLTDLAQVGGKNSSLGEMIGQLAGLGVSVPGGFATTADAFKAFIAHNDLHARIYDKLGTIDVEDVPALTKAGAEIRGWVMDAPLQPELDADIRTAYKQMCDENGVPDMAVAVRSSATAEDLPDASFAGQQETFLNVTGADDVVRKVKEVFASLYNDRAIAYRVHHGFAHEDVFLSAGVQQMVRSDVGASGVLFTLDTESGFRDVVFVTSSLGLGEMVVQGAVNPDEFYVYKPTLKAGKPAILRRALGSKQLRMVYSDVPGERVRTEDTPAELRNAFSINDADVHELAKQALVIEQHYGRPMDIEWAKDGISGKLFIVQARPETVKSRAKATQIERYALQQRGEVICEGRGVGQKIGAGVARVVRSLEDMSRVQPGDVLVADMTDPDWEPVMKRAAAIVTNRGGRTCHAAIIARELGVPAVVGTGNALDTIRDGEEVTVSCAEGDTGYIYKGALPFERTTTDLDNMPPAPLKIMMNVANPERAFDFGQLPNAGIGLARLEMIIASHIGVHPKALLEYAQQDAATRAKIDAKIAGYASPVDFYVDRLAEGIATITASVAPNPVIVRLSDFKSNEYANLIGGNRYEPHEENPMIGFRGASRYIDPSFAEAFALECRAVKRVREDMGLDNLWVMIPFVRTLDEGRKVIEVLRKNGLVQGENGLKVIMMCEVPSNALLADEFLDIFDGFSIGSNDMTQLTLGLDRDSSIVANLFDERDPAVKKMLSMAIAAAKKKQKYVGICGQGPSDHPDLAQWLMDEGIESVSLNPDTVVDTWLKLAGSKAG, from the coding sequence TTGAGCGCCAACATCCTCTGGCTGAAAGACCTTCGCCTGACCGACCTCGCCCAGGTGGGCGGCAAGAATTCCTCGCTCGGCGAGATGATCGGCCAACTGGCCGGCCTGGGCGTCTCGGTGCCGGGCGGCTTCGCCACCACCGCGGATGCCTTCAAGGCCTTCATCGCCCACAACGACCTGCACGCGCGCATCTACGACAAGCTCGGCACGATCGATGTCGAAGACGTCCCCGCGCTGACCAAGGCCGGCGCCGAGATCCGCGGCTGGGTGATGGATGCGCCGCTGCAGCCCGAGCTGGATGCCGACATCCGCACCGCCTACAAGCAGATGTGCGACGAGAACGGCGTCCCGGACATGGCCGTCGCCGTGCGTTCCTCCGCCACCGCCGAAGACCTGCCGGATGCGTCCTTCGCCGGCCAGCAGGAAACCTTCCTCAACGTGACCGGCGCCGATGACGTGGTGCGCAAGGTCAAGGAAGTCTTCGCCTCGCTCTACAACGACCGCGCGATCGCCTATCGCGTCCACCACGGCTTCGCCCACGAGGACGTGTTCCTCTCCGCCGGCGTGCAGCAGATGGTGCGTTCGGATGTCGGCGCGTCGGGCGTGCTGTTCACGCTGGACACCGAAAGTGGTTTCCGCGATGTCGTCTTCGTCACCTCCAGCCTCGGCCTCGGCGAAATGGTCGTGCAGGGCGCGGTGAATCCCGACGAGTTCTACGTCTACAAGCCCACGCTGAAGGCCGGCAAGCCGGCGATCCTGCGTCGCGCGCTGGGCAGCAAGCAGCTGCGCATGGTGTATTCCGATGTGCCGGGCGAACGCGTCCGCACCGAGGACACGCCGGCCGAACTGCGCAACGCCTTCTCCATCAACGATGCCGATGTGCATGAACTCGCCAAGCAGGCGCTGGTGATCGAACAGCATTACGGCCGCCCGATGGACATCGAATGGGCGAAGGACGGCATCAGCGGCAAGCTGTTCATCGTGCAGGCGCGCCCGGAAACGGTGAAGTCGCGCGCCAAGGCGACCCAGATCGAGCGCTATGCGCTGCAGCAGCGCGGCGAAGTGATCTGCGAAGGCCGTGGCGTGGGCCAGAAGATCGGCGCCGGCGTGGCCCGCGTGGTGCGTTCGCTCGAAGACATGAGCCGCGTGCAGCCCGGCGACGTGCTGGTGGCCGACATGACCGATCCCGACTGGGAACCGGTGATGAAGCGTGCCGCCGCCATCGTCACCAACCGGGGTGGCCGCACCTGCCACGCCGCGATCATCGCACGTGAGCTGGGCGTGCCCGCCGTGGTCGGCACCGGCAACGCGCTCGACACCATCCGCGATGGCGAGGAAGTCACCGTCAGCTGCGCCGAAGGCGACACCGGCTACATCTACAAGGGCGCCCTGCCCTTCGAGCGCACCACGACCGATCTCGACAACATGCCGCCGGCGCCGCTCAAGATCATGATGAACGTGGCCAACCCGGAACGCGCCTTCGACTTCGGCCAATTGCCGAACGCGGGCATCGGACTGGCGCGCCTGGAGATGATCATCGCCAGCCACATCGGCGTGCATCCCAAGGCGCTGCTCGAGTACGCGCAGCAGGACGCCGCGACCCGCGCCAAGATCGACGCGAAGATCGCCGGTTACGCATCGCCGGTCGACTTCTACGTGGACCGCCTGGCCGAGGGCATCGCCACCATCACCGCGTCGGTCGCGCCGAACCCGGTGATCGTGCGCCTGTCGGACTTCAAGTCCAACGAGTACGCCAACCTCATCGGCGGCAACCGCTACGAGCCGCACGAAGAGAACCCGATGATCGGTTTCCGTGGCGCCTCGCGCTACATCGACCCGAGCTTCGCCGAGGCGTTCGCACTGGAGTGCCGCGCGGTCAAGCGCGTGCGCGAGGACATGGGCCTCGACAACCTGTGGGTGATGATCCCGTTCGTGCGCACGCTGGACGAAGGCCGCAAGGTCATCGAGGTGCTGCGCAAGAACGGCCTGGTGCAGGGCGAGAACGGCCTGAAAGTCATCATGATGTGCGAAGTGCCTTCGAACGCGCTGCTGGCCGACGAGTTCCTCGATATCTTCGACGGCTTCTCCATCGGTTCCAACGACATGACCCAGTTGACGCTGGGCCTGGACCGCGACTCCAGCATCGTCGCCAACCTGTTCGACGAACGCGATCCGGCGGTGAAGAAGATGCTGTCGATGGCGATCGCCGCGGCCAAGAAGAAGCAGAAGTACGTCGGCATCTGCGGCCAGGGCCCGAGCGATCATCCGGACCTCGCCCAATGGTTGATGGATGAAGGCATCGAATCGGTGTCGCTCAACCCCGATACCGTGGTCGATACCTGGCTCAAGCTGGCCGGTTCCAAGGCCGGGTGA
- a CDS encoding DUF2721 domain-containing protein, translated as MLQNASSALGHYAILTAMLAPAFFLTATAALLAAANTRLARVVDRLRSLIVAWELDAPDRAERDEQILRHRQRAHLVLRACRLLYGGFAAFVGTSLALAMDAFLGFRLGALPTLLAVVGVMFLLGSSVAMWREVSLAVKSFDAELDQELARRRI; from the coding sequence ATGCTGCAGAACGCTTCATCCGCCCTTGGCCACTACGCGATCCTCACCGCGATGCTGGCGCCGGCGTTCTTCCTGACCGCCACCGCCGCCTTGCTGGCCGCCGCCAATACGCGGCTTGCGCGCGTGGTCGATCGCCTGCGCAGCCTGATCGTCGCCTGGGAGCTGGATGCACCGGACCGCGCCGAGCGCGACGAGCAGATCCTGCGCCATCGCCAGCGTGCGCACCTGGTGCTGCGCGCCTGCCGCCTGCTCTACGGCGGGTTCGCCGCTTTCGTCGGTACCAGCCTGGCCTTGGCCATGGATGCCTTCCTCGGCTTCAGGCTGGGCGCGCTGCCGACCCTGCTGGCCGTGGTGGGCGTGATGTTCCTGCTGGGTTCCAGCGTGGCGATGTGGCGCGAGGTCAGCCTGGCGGTGAAGAGCTTCGATGCGGAACTGGATCAGGAGCTGGCCCGCCGCAGGATCTGA
- the folD gene encoding bifunctional methylenetetrahydrofolate dehydrogenase/methenyltetrahydrofolate cyclohydrolase FolD, translating to MTHARILDGKRIADEALHAMKAEVDARVAAGKPRPGLAVVLVGDDPASQSYVRNKRRAAGIVGIQTIDHNLATTTEAELLDLIDRLNADPAVHGILVQLPLPGIPDASRLIERIDPKKDVDGFHPMNVGHLALRQFGLRPCTPRGIVHLLKQTGEPIRGANATIVGVSNHVGRPMAMELLIAGCTVTCCHRFTPPEVLEASVRNADILVVAVGKPALVPGEWVKPGAVVIDVGINRTDDGRLVGDIGFDAAAERAAWITPVPGGVGPMTVATLMRNTLEAVELQESGREPAGPEQQPLAR from the coding sequence ATGACCCACGCCCGCATCCTCGACGGCAAACGCATCGCCGATGAAGCCCTGCACGCGATGAAGGCCGAGGTGGATGCCCGGGTCGCCGCCGGCAAGCCGCGCCCGGGGCTGGCCGTGGTGCTGGTGGGCGATGATCCGGCCTCGCAGTCCTACGTGCGCAACAAGCGCCGCGCCGCCGGCATCGTCGGCATCCAGACCATCGACCACAACCTGGCGACGACGACCGAAGCCGAGCTGCTCGACCTCATCGACCGGCTCAATGCCGATCCGGCCGTCCACGGCATCCTGGTGCAGCTGCCGCTGCCCGGCATTCCCGACGCCTCGCGGCTGATCGAACGCATCGACCCGAAGAAGGATGTCGATGGCTTCCACCCGATGAATGTCGGCCACCTGGCGCTGCGCCAGTTCGGCCTGCGCCCCTGTACGCCGCGCGGCATCGTCCACCTGCTGAAACAGACCGGCGAACCGATCCGCGGCGCCAACGCGACGATCGTCGGGGTGTCCAACCACGTCGGCCGGCCGATGGCGATGGAGCTGCTGATCGCCGGCTGCACGGTGACCTGCTGCCACCGTTTCACCCCACCGGAGGTGCTGGAAGCCTCGGTGCGCAACGCGGACATATTGGTCGTCGCGGTCGGCAAGCCGGCGCTGGTGCCGGGCGAATGGGTGAAGCCGGGCGCGGTGGTGATCGATGTCGGCATCAACCGCACCGACGACGGCCGGCTGGTCGGCGATATCGGGTTTGATGCTGCCGCCGAACGCGCCGCGTGGATCACGCCGGTGCCGGGCGGGGTGGGGCCGATGACCGTCGCCACCCTGATGCGCAACACGCTGGAGGCCGTGGAGTTGCAGGAAAGCGGCCGCGAGCCGGCCGGCCCCGAGCAGCAGCCACTGGCGCGTTAG
- the orn gene encoding oligoribonuclease, with protein sequence MSADSPNSRLIWIDLEMTGLDTRSDSILEIATIVTDAQLNVLAEGPELAIAHPLATLEAMDEWNRNQHGRSGLWRRVLEEGVPMAEAEARTLEFLRAWVPERASPMCGNSICQDRRFLHREMPALERHFHYRNLDVSTIKELARRWAPAVLAGFHKESAHTALSDVRDSIDELRHYRLSMGALAGLPATA encoded by the coding sequence ATGAGCGCGGATTCACCCAACAGCAGACTGATCTGGATCGACCTGGAGATGACCGGCCTGGATACCCGGTCCGATTCGATTCTTGAGATCGCCACCATCGTGACCGACGCCCAGCTCAACGTGCTGGCGGAAGGGCCGGAGCTGGCCATCGCCCATCCGCTGGCCACGCTGGAGGCCATGGACGAATGGAACCGCAACCAGCACGGCCGTTCGGGGCTGTGGCGGCGGGTGCTGGAGGAGGGCGTGCCGATGGCCGAGGCCGAAGCGCGCACGCTGGAGTTCCTGCGCGCATGGGTGCCGGAGCGCGCCTCGCCGATGTGCGGCAACTCGATCTGCCAGGACCGCCGCTTCCTGCACCGGGAAATGCCGGCACTGGAGCGCCATTTCCACTACCGCAACCTCGACGTCTCCACGATCAAGGAGCTGGCCCGGCGCTGGGCGCCGGCGGTGCTGGCCGGCTTCCACAAGGAAAGCGCGCATACCGCGCTGAGCGACGTGCGCGACTCCATCGACGAGCTCCGCCACTACCGCCTGTCCATGGGCGCGCTGGCAGGGCTGCCCGCGACCGCCTGA
- a CDS encoding mechanosensitive ion channel family protein has protein sequence MTPATTAKTAAAAPRELIKELNGVDWLQLAETWGLKLLAAVVIFLVGRWLAGRLSVGLDRVMGRAGVDVTLGGFLRNIAYAVMLVLVLMTALTALGVPTTSMFAILGAAGLAVGLALKDSLSNIASGVMLIVLRPFRTGDHVVAAGQEGTVLEIRVFQTRLRAFDHRVIILPNSEITTAPIINFSTLPIRRMDVTVGVGYDDDLQKARDVLLRIAEQEPLIETDPAPAVRVVNLGESSVDLVLQAFAKNANYLDARSRVIEAVRNQLIEQGLNIPYPQRDLHVYHSDANGRPIADLLLRGIADDGDLPAKTPAS, from the coding sequence ATGACACCCGCCACCACCGCAAAAACAGCCGCAGCCGCCCCCCGTGAACTGATCAAGGAGCTCAACGGCGTCGACTGGCTCCAACTTGCAGAGACCTGGGGGCTGAAGCTGTTGGCCGCCGTCGTCATTTTCCTGGTCGGCCGCTGGTTGGCCGGGCGGCTGTCGGTCGGGCTGGACCGGGTCATGGGGCGCGCCGGCGTGGACGTCACCCTGGGCGGGTTCCTGCGCAACATCGCCTACGCGGTCATGCTGGTGCTGGTCCTGATGACCGCACTGACCGCGCTTGGCGTGCCCACCACCTCGATGTTCGCGATCCTTGGCGCAGCCGGCCTTGCGGTGGGCCTGGCGCTGAAGGATTCGCTGTCGAACATCGCCTCCGGGGTCATGCTGATCGTGCTGCGCCCGTTCCGTACCGGCGACCACGTCGTCGCCGCCGGGCAGGAAGGCACCGTGCTGGAGATCCGTGTGTTCCAGACGCGCCTGCGCGCTTTCGACCACCGGGTGATCATCCTGCCGAACAGCGAGATCACCACCGCACCGATCATCAATTTCAGCACCCTGCCGATTCGGCGCATGGACGTTACCGTAGGCGTCGGTTATGACGATGACCTGCAGAAGGCGCGCGACGTGCTGCTGCGCATCGCCGAACAGGAGCCGCTGATCGAGACGGATCCGGCACCGGCGGTGCGCGTGGTCAACCTGGGCGAGAGCAGCGTGGACCTCGTGCTGCAGGCCTTCGCCAAGAACGCCAACTATCTGGATGCGCGCAGCCGGGTCATCGAAGCCGTGCGCAACCAGTTGATCGAACAGGGCTTGAACATCCCCTACCCGCAGCGCGACCTGCACGTCTATCACAGCGATGCCAACGGCCGCCCGATCGCCGACCTGCTGCTGCGTGGCATTGCCGACGACGGCGACCTGCCGGCGAAGACACCGGCCAGCTGA
- the guaA gene encoding glutamine-hydrolyzing GMP synthase — translation MTRAHDIHSDKILILDFGAQYTQLIARRIREIGVYCEIWAWDHDPAEIAAFAPKGIILSGGPESTTEAGCPAAPAQVFDAGTPILGICYGMQTLAKQLGGDTEAGNQREFGHAELELVGEDALMSVLKSLPDGTNVWMSHGDHVSKAPPGFSVTAKTDRLGIAAFADDARKIYGVQFHPEVTHTRGGEALLRRFVVDICGCETLWTPANIIEDQIARVREQVGSDEVILGLSGGVDSSVVAALLHRAIGDQLTCVFVDTGLLRWQEGDQVMAMFAEHMGVKVVRVNAADRYFDKLRGVEDPEAKRKIIGNLFVDIFDEESNKLSNANWLAQGTIYPDVIESAGSKTGKAHVIKSHHNVGGLPEDMKLGLVEPLRELFKDEVRRLGVELGLPREMVYRHPFPGPGLGVRILGEVKREYAELLAQADAIFIDELRRADLYDKTSQAFAVFLPVKSVGVVGDARAYEWVIALRAVETIDFMTAHWAHLPYEFLGRVSNRIINELRGVSRVVYDISGKPPATIEWE, via the coding sequence ATGACGCGCGCCCACGACATCCACAGCGACAAGATCCTCATCCTCGATTTCGGCGCGCAGTACACCCAGCTGATCGCCCGCCGCATCCGCGAGATCGGCGTGTATTGCGAAATCTGGGCCTGGGACCACGACCCGGCGGAGATCGCCGCGTTCGCGCCGAAGGGCATCATCCTCAGTGGCGGCCCGGAGTCCACCACCGAAGCCGGTTGTCCCGCCGCGCCGGCGCAGGTGTTCGATGCCGGCACGCCGATCCTCGGCATCTGCTACGGCATGCAGACGCTGGCCAAGCAACTGGGCGGTGATACCGAAGCCGGCAACCAGCGCGAGTTTGGCCACGCCGAGCTGGAACTGGTGGGCGAGGATGCGCTGATGTCGGTGCTGAAGTCGCTGCCCGACGGCACCAATGTCTGGATGAGCCACGGCGATCACGTGTCGAAGGCGCCGCCCGGTTTCAGCGTGACCGCGAAGACCGACCGCCTCGGCATCGCCGCCTTCGCCGACGACGCCAGGAAGATCTACGGCGTGCAGTTCCACCCGGAAGTGACCCATACCCGCGGCGGCGAAGCGCTGCTGCGCCGGTTCGTGGTCGACATCTGCGGCTGCGAAACGCTGTGGACGCCGGCCAACATCATCGAAGACCAGATCGCCCGCGTCCGCGAGCAGGTGGGGTCGGATGAAGTGATCCTGGGGCTGTCGGGCGGCGTGGATTCGTCGGTGGTCGCGGCGCTGCTGCATCGCGCGATCGGTGACCAGCTGACCTGCGTGTTCGTCGATACCGGCCTGCTGCGCTGGCAGGAAGGCGACCAGGTGATGGCGATGTTCGCCGAGCACATGGGCGTCAAGGTGGTCCGCGTGAATGCCGCCGATCGCTACTTCGACAAGCTCAGGGGCGTCGAGGATCCGGAGGCCAAGCGCAAGATCATCGGCAACCTGTTCGTCGATATTTTCGACGAAGAGTCGAACAAGCTCAGCAATGCCAATTGGCTGGCGCAGGGCACCATCTACCCGGACGTGATCGAGTCCGCCGGCAGCAAGACCGGCAAGGCGCATGTCATCAAGAGCCACCACAACGTGGGCGGCCTGCCCGAAGACATGAAGCTCGGCCTAGTCGAGCCGCTGCGCGAGCTGTTCAAGGACGAGGTGCGCCGCCTGGGTGTTGAACTCGGCCTGCCGCGCGAGATGGTCTATCGCCATCCGTTCCCCGGTCCGGGCCTGGGTGTGCGCATCCTGGGCGAAGTGAAGCGCGAATACGCCGAACTGCTGGCGCAGGCCGATGCCATCTTCATCGACGAACTGCGTCGCGCCGATCTCTACGACAAGACCTCGCAGGCTTTCGCGGTGTTCCTGCCGGTGAAGTCGGTGGGCGTGGTCGGTGACGCCCGCGCCTACGAATGGGTCATCGCGCTGCGCGCGGTGGAGACCATCGACTTCATGACCGCACACTGGGCGCACCTGCCGTACGAGTTCCTGGGCCGGGTGAGCAACCGCATCATCAACGAGCTGCGCGGCGTCTCGCGGGTGGTCTACGACATCAGCGGAAAGCCGCCGGCGACGATCGAGTGGGAATGA
- the tadA gene encoding tRNA adenosine(34) deaminase TadA, with translation MHQALTRAARARDEDDEIPVGALVVDADGNLVGEGWNRNISEHDPSAHAEIVALRQAGKVLGNHRLIGATLYVTLEPCAMCAMAMVHARVARVVYGATDPKTGAAGSVFDLLADPRHNHRVEVAGGVLGELAGPMLTEYFRAKRRKD, from the coding sequence ATGCACCAGGCGCTGACGCGTGCCGCGCGCGCGCGCGACGAGGACGATGAAATTCCCGTCGGTGCGCTGGTCGTGGATGCCGATGGCAATCTCGTCGGCGAAGGCTGGAACCGCAACATCAGCGAACATGATCCATCCGCGCACGCGGAGATCGTGGCGCTGCGCCAGGCCGGCAAAGTGTTAGGCAACCATCGCCTGATCGGGGCGACGCTCTACGTGACCCTGGAGCCCTGCGCGATGTGCGCGATGGCGATGGTGCATGCGCGGGTGGCGCGCGTCGTTTACGGCGCAACCGATCCCAAGACCGGCGCGGCCGGCAGCGTGTTCGACCTGTTGGCCGACCCGAGGCATAACCATCGTGTCGAGGTGGCGGGTGGGGTGCTGGGTGAACTGGCTGGCCCGATGCTGACGGAGTACTTCAGGGCCAAGCGACGCAAGGACTGA
- the moeB gene encoding molybdopterin-synthase adenylyltransferase MoeB: MGVRLLTPAEARARREAGARLIDIRNETERASGMAEGAEAIGQDLLLEDAASVLPRDAEILLLCQRGLRSKATAEVMAGQGFDTIASVEGGTEAWRDAGLPMIAAREDADFLERYSRQMRLPEIGIEGQRVLSRSRIVIIGAGGLGAPSSLYLAAAGIGHLRLVDDDIVDRSNLQRQVVDVDAGVDSAAKVDSARERLLALNPTIDIESINLRVDAGNVDALIADADVVIDGADNFPVRHVLNDACLRLGKSLVYGAVQRFHGQASVFDAGRRRGEAPCYRCLFPEAPEDAPNCAEAGVLGVVPGIIGLVQATEALKLLLGFGEPLTGRLLQFDALAMRFRETRVRPDPDCPACGSRD; encoded by the coding sequence ATGGGCGTGCGGCTGCTGACCCCGGCCGAAGCGCGCGCGCGACGCGAAGCCGGTGCGCGGCTCATCGACATCCGCAACGAGACCGAACGCGCCAGCGGCATGGCCGAAGGTGCCGAGGCGATCGGGCAGGACCTGTTGCTGGAAGATGCCGCTTCCGTTTTGCCGCGCGATGCCGAGATCCTGCTGCTCTGCCAGCGCGGCCTGCGTTCGAAGGCGACGGCGGAGGTGATGGCGGGGCAGGGTTTCGACACCATCGCCAGCGTCGAAGGCGGCACCGAAGCCTGGCGCGATGCCGGCCTGCCGATGATCGCCGCCCGCGAAGACGCCGATTTCCTCGAACGCTATTCGCGGCAGATGCGCCTGCCGGAGATCGGCATCGAAGGCCAGCGGGTGTTGAGCCGGTCACGCATCGTGATCATCGGCGCGGGCGGGCTGGGTGCGCCGTCATCGTTGTATCTGGCGGCGGCGGGCATCGGCCATCTGCGGCTGGTGGATGACGACATCGTCGACCGCAGCAACCTGCAGCGGCAGGTGGTGGATGTCGATGCCGGCGTGGACTCGGCCGCGAAAGTGGATTCCGCCCGCGAACGGCTGCTGGCGCTCAATCCGACCATCGACATCGAGAGCATCAACTTGCGGGTGGATGCAGGCAATGTCGATGCGCTCATCGCTGATGCCGATGTGGTGATCGACGGCGCCGACAACTTCCCGGTGCGCCACGTGCTCAACGACGCCTGCCTGCGGCTCGGCAAGTCGCTGGTGTACGGCGCGGTGCAGCGTTTCCACGGGCAGGCGAGTGTGTTCGATGCCGGGCGTCGTCGTGGCGAAGCGCCGTGCTACCGCTGCCTGTTCCCCGAAGCGCCGGAGGATGCGCCCAACTGCGCCGAGGCCGGTGTGCTGGGCGTGGTGCCGGGCATCATCGGGCTGGTGCAGGCCACCGAAGCGCTCAAGCTGCTGCTCGGCTTCGGCGAGCCGTTGACCGGCAGGTTGCTGCAGTTCGATGCGCTGGCGATGCGGTTCCGCGAGACCCGCGTGCGCCCGGATCCGGACTGCCCGGCCTGCGGCAGCCGCGACTAG
- a CDS encoding alpha/beta hydrolase — MKTILGVALLAASLLALVLAGFYFGQRRLVYFPDMTRGDADVASNFDILRPDGVHLRGWEDRPGKPRALLYFGGNAETLQSARAQLAGCCAGWTRYVVPYRGYGGSDGEPARDAMLADALALYDEVAKRHPGQPVAVVGRSLGSGVAAWVASQRPVAKLVLVTPFDSLGKVAKVHYPWLPVGLLLRERYDSADWLRGRREPTLVLRASEDRVVPAANTDELLAALPPTTQVVAIEGSHDSLSTSPAYGQALAAFLR, encoded by the coding sequence TTGAAGACGATTCTGGGCGTCGCGCTGCTTGCGGCAAGCCTGCTGGCGCTGGTACTGGCCGGCTTTTACTTCGGCCAACGCCGGCTGGTCTATTTCCCCGACATGACGCGGGGCGATGCCGATGTCGCCAGCAATTTCGACATCCTCCGCCCCGATGGCGTCCACCTTCGCGGCTGGGAAGACCGTCCCGGGAAACCACGCGCCCTGCTCTACTTCGGCGGCAACGCGGAAACCCTGCAATCCGCCCGCGCCCAGCTGGCCGGATGCTGCGCGGGCTGGACCCGCTACGTCGTGCCCTATCGCGGCTACGGCGGCAGCGACGGCGAGCCCGCCCGCGACGCCATGCTCGCCGACGCACTGGCGCTCTACGACGAGGTGGCGAAGCGGCATCCCGGGCAACCCGTCGCGGTGGTCGGGCGCAGTCTCGGCAGCGGCGTCGCGGCATGGGTGGCGAGCCAACGCCCCGTCGCGAAACTGGTGCTGGTCACGCCGTTCGACTCGCTGGGCAAGGTGGCGAAGGTGCATTACCCGTGGCTGCCGGTGGGCCTGTTACTGCGCGAGCGTTACGACAGCGCCGACTGGCTGCGCGGACGCCGCGAACCCACGCTGGTCCTGCGTGCCAGCGAGGACCGCGTGGTGCCGGCGGCGAATACCGATGAATTGCTGGCCGCGCTGCCACCCACCACACAGGTGGTGGCGATCGAAGGCAGCCACGATTCCCTGTCCACGTCGCCGGCCTATGGCCAGGCGCTTGCCGCCTTCCTGCGCTAG
- the guaB gene encoding IMP dehydrogenase: protein MLRILAEALTYDDVSLVPAHSSVLPKDVSLASRLTNSLTLKLPIVSAAMDTVTDARLAIAMAQLGGIGILHKNMSWQDQAASVARVKNFESGIIREPFTVTPEATIGEVLKLTRARNISGVPVVDAQGQLVGIVTGRDMRFEKKLDDPIYNIMTRKEKLITVKEGASDDEVLEKLHRHRIEKVLVVNDDFALRGLITVKDIQKKRDNPNAAYDTDEQLLVGAAVGVGGDTEQRIEALVAAEVDVIIVDTAHGHSQGVIDRVAWAKKTYPKLQVIGGNIVTGDAALALMDAGADAVKVGVGPGSICTTRVVAGVGVPQITAISMVAEALQDRIPLIADGGIRYSGDLGKALVAGASTIMIGGLFAGTEESPGETELFQGRSYKSYRGMGSLGAMEKGSKDRYFQDTADADKLVPEGIEGRVPYRGPLSGVVHQLAGGLRATMGYCGCSSIEEMRTKPQFVKVTGAGQRESHVHDVQITKEPPNYRAG from the coding sequence ATGCTCCGCATCCTGGCCGAAGCGCTCACCTACGACGACGTCTCGCTCGTCCCCGCGCATTCCAGCGTCCTGCCCAAGGACGTCTCGCTCGCCTCCCGCCTCACCAACAGCCTCACGCTGAAGCTGCCGATCGTTTCGGCGGCGATGGACACGGTGACCGACGCCCGCCTCGCCATCGCCATGGCGCAACTGGGCGGCATCGGCATCCTGCACAAGAACATGAGCTGGCAGGACCAGGCGGCCAGCGTGGCGCGGGTCAAGAATTTCGAATCCGGCATCATCCGGGAGCCGTTCACGGTCACCCCCGAGGCGACCATCGGCGAAGTGCTCAAGCTCACCCGCGCCCGCAACATCAGCGGCGTGCCGGTGGTCGACGCGCAGGGCCAGCTGGTCGGCATCGTCACCGGCCGCGACATGCGCTTCGAGAAGAAGCTGGACGACCCGATCTACAACATCATGACCCGCAAGGAAAAGCTGATCACGGTGAAGGAAGGGGCCAGCGACGACGAGGTGCTGGAAAAGCTGCACCGCCATCGCATCGAGAAGGTGCTGGTGGTGAATGATGATTTCGCGCTGCGCGGGCTCATCACCGTCAAGGACATCCAGAAGAAGCGCGACAACCCCAACGCCGCCTACGACACCGACGAGCAGTTGCTGGTCGGCGCGGCGGTCGGCGTGGGTGGCGACACCGAGCAGCGCATCGAGGCGCTGGTGGCCGCCGAAGTGGACGTGATCATCGTCGATACCGCGCACGGCCATTCGCAGGGCGTGATCGACCGCGTGGCCTGGGCCAAGAAGACCTACCCGAAGCTGCAGGTGATCGGCGGCAACATCGTCACCGGCGATGCCGCGCTGGCGCTGATGGATGCGGGCGCGGATGCGGTGAAGGTCGGCGTCGGTCCGGGTTCGATCTGCACCACCCGCGTCGTGGCCGGCGTGGGCGTGCCTCAGATCACCGCGATCTCGATGGTCGCCGAGGCGCTGCAGGACCGCATCCCGCTGATCGCCGATGGCGGCATCCGCTACTCCGGCGACCTGGGCAAGGCGCTGGTGGCCGGCGCATCGACCATCATGATCGGCGGCCTGTTTGCCGGCACCGAGGAAAGCCCGGGCGAAACCGAGCTGTTCCAGGGCCGCAGCTACAAGAGCTATCGCGGCATGGGCTCGCTGGGCGCGATGGAGAAGGGGTCGAAGGACCGCTATTTCCAGGACACCGCCGATGCCGACAAGCTGGTGCCGGAAGGCATCGAAGGCCGCGTGCCTTATCGAGGGCCGCTGTCGGGCGTGGTCCACCAGCTGGCCGGCGGCCTGCGCGCGACGATGGGTTACTGCGGCTGTTCCAGCATCGAAGAGATGCGCACGAAGCCGCAATTCGTGAAAGTCACCGGCGCGGGCCAGCGTGAGTCGCACGTCCATGACGTGCAGATCACCAAGGAACCGCCGAACTACCGCGCCGGCTGA